The Gemmatimonadota bacterium genomic sequence GGCGACCGTGATGGCCTCATGTCCCGCGCCGGAGATCTGGAAGAAGATCTTGTTCTGGCGTTTGAGCTGGATCTCCTTGTCGTCGAGACGACGCGAGGTCAGCATCGTGCGATAGATGCGCAGGAGGTCCGCACGGTCGAGGCCGGCAGTGCGCGAGGAGCGTTCAGCCCGGGTCTGGGTCGCCATGTGCAAATCGGGGAATCGGGGAATCACCAGCGGCGCGAAAGATACCGGAGTGGGCGCCGATCTGCCTCCCGGCCGGTGTGTTGTTATGACGACCGAGGCATAGTGGCGCAGCGACGCGCGCGCACCGGGTGTGGCCGATCCCATCGGGTTGCGTTGCCTCGACGCCACAGGGACCGGATCCCGGCGAGGCGCAAGGGGAGTGGCCCTGACGACGAGTGGCGGGCAAGGTGTTCGGTACCAAGGAGTTGGACGTCGAGGGAAGGGGCGAGCCGGCTGATGGCACCAACCGTGAACCTCGGGAGGGTACCACCAGCATGGATTCGGGCAACATGGGAGTCAGCACCACGCGTCACTGCATTTTCTGCGAGATCGTTCATGGCGCGGGCGAGGCCTCGATTTGCTATGAGGACGGGGATGCGATCGCGTTGATGGACATCCAGCCGGTGAACGCCGGCCACGTCCTGGTCGTCCCGAAGGCCCATTTCGATTCGATGGACGACGTCCCCGAGGAACTCGCGCTGCACCTCTTCAGCGTGGCGCTCCGGTTGTCGCCCGTCGTCCGCCGACTTGCTGGCGCCTCCGCCGTGAACGTGGTGGTGTCGTCCGGTCGAGAAGCGGGACAGGACGTCTTTCACCACCATGTGCACTTGATTCCGCGCGTGGCTGGCGATGGGTTTGACGTTCCGCTCCCGTTCCCGGGGTCTGGTATGCCGGACCGTACCACCCTCGATGCGATGGCGGCGCGGATCATGTGTGCCATGCACGACCCCGTTCGCCGCGTGACACCGCTCGGTGTCGCTGTTGCATAACGGGCGTTAGGCCCCCCTTGCGCGAGGCCGGGGGCCGATGGCATAACTAGGCACCCGTGGGTACGACCACCTAACGGGATCGTCAGGCACCGGAGGCGAATGCCAGGCTCTCGTCAGGCAATCCGCACCAGGTACGCGGCGCCGCCTCGCAGGCGGCGAGTTGCGCCTCCCCGTGGTCTCACCCCCCTCACCACCCCGTCCCGGCATGCCGGTGCGGGGTGTCGTCGTTTGGCGAGGTGCTATGCCCCAGCGTGTCTTCCTGCGGCTCCAGTCCGGGCGCGACTCGCGCGACCGGCGTCATCGGTCCCTGGTGCGCCGCGCCCATCACCTGCGCGAACAGAAGCGCGCGCTCAAGCACGCGACGTTACGCGATTGCGGACGGCGATGCGTGTACTGCGCCACGGTCTTGCCCCTTGAGTCCGCGACCCTGGACCACGTGATTCCCGTCGCCCGGGGAGGGACGGACGCGCCGGGCAACCTGGTGGTCGCATGCGCGCCCTGCAACCGGCTCAAGGGGGACATGCATCCGACGCAGTTTTTCGCGCGGTATCCGTGGGCCGGGATGAACTTTGTGCGCTATGCCCGGGCCGTCCACCGGGCGCTCAAGCGCGGTGCGCGCCGCGCCGTTTCGCTCGCCCTGGCCGCCTGAATCCGGACGACAATTCCAGAACACGGAGCCGGGACCGCCCGGCCGAGGGACCGGGGGCAGCTGGCACGGGATTTTCCTGCCTTCTGACCGAATTTCCCGTTTCCGCGGGGCGGTGATGGCAGTCACAGTGCAGCGGGATCTCTCCCGCTGCACCAGCAGGTCAACTCAAGGCACGCATTCATGTTCTGGTCACGCTTCCTTCTTGCTCCGGCGCTTCCCCTGGCCCTGTCGCTTCCGGCCTCCGGCCCGGCGCTGCCGCCGCCGCCCGTCTTGCGCCCCGTCGTGGTGCTGGCGACGGGGCTCCCCGGGAACGTGATCAAGACGGTGACCGACCTCAACGGTGGCACTGTCCTGCCAGGCGACACGCTGGTGTACGACGTCACCGTGAGCAACACGGGGGGGCCTGATGACGCCCTGCAGGTCGCGCTCATCGACTCGATACCCGCCAATACGACCTTCGCGTCCGGTTCGCTCGTGATCACCTCCGGGCCTAACGCCGGCGCCAAGACGGACGCGACCGGTGACGATCAGGCCTTCCACGAACCGGCGTTCAACCGCATTCGCTTCCGCCTCGGAACGGCCGCGACCGCGACGCTGAACGGCACCATCGCGGCGAATACGAGCACCTCCGTCCAGTTTCGCGTGGTGGTCAACGCCGGCGTGGGACAGGGCACCGTGATCTCCAACTCGGCGCAGCTTCGCTTTCGCGATGGGGGCACCAACGCGGAGACCGCCGTCGCCAGCCGACCGCCGGGCGGCCCCATTGGGGGGACGCCGACGACCGTGACCGTTGAGCTGCCGGACCTCACGATCGCGAAATCGCACACCGGAAATTTCGTCCGGGGTGCCACCGGCACCTACAGCCTGGTCGTCACGAACGCCGGGTCGGGTACCACCGCGGGGACGTACTCGGTCTCGGACGTCCTGCCGGCAGGCCTGACCCCGACGCTGGCGACCGGTACCGGGTGGAGCTGCGCGATCGTCGCACAAACGGTGACGTGCACGCGGTCAGGCACCCTTGCCTCAGCCGCCGCGGCGCCACCGATCACCCTGACCGTCAGCGTCAGCAACGGAGCGGCCGGTGCCATCACCAACACGGCCACCGTGTCGGGCGGTGGGGAGTCGAACGCCGGCAACAACTCGGCGTCGGACCCGACCACCGTCGTCGATCCGCCGATTGACCTGTCGATCACCAAGTCCCACGTGGGCAACTTCGTGGGATTGCGACAGGGCACCTTCACGCTCACGGTCACCAACCAGACGGTGGCCACGGGCACAGGGCCACTGACCGTCACGGATACCCTCCCGACCGGCGTCACGTTCAGCAGTGGCACCGGTGCGGGGTGGAGCTGCGGTGCGACTGGGCAGGTGGTGACGTGTCTCAATGCCGGACCGATCGGCCCCAATGCATCCACCGCGATCACCCTCACCGTCGACGTGGGAGCGGCGGCGTATCCCAGCTTCGTCAATCGCGCGTGGATCGCCATTGCGGGCGACGCCGTCCCCGCCAATGACGTGTCCAGTGACGCCGTGAACGTGGAGTCCATCCCGGACTTCGCGATCACCAAGACGGCAGGCGGCGCGTTTGTGGTGGGTAACCAGGCGACGTACACCATCGGGATCACCAACACCTCGAGTGGCCCTTCCACAGGTGTCACCACCGTCACCGACACCCTCCCCACGGGGCTGAGCTTCGTGAGCGGGACCGGTGCCGGGTGGTCCTGCGGGGCCACGGGCCAGATCGTTAGCTGTACCCAGCCGGCTGGCGTGGCGTCGGGGGCCAGCATCCCGATCACGCTGACCGTGGACGTCCTCACCGCGGCGGCACCGTCGGTCACCAACCGCGCGCATGTCCAGTCGCCGGGCGACGTCAACACCTCAAACAACACGGCCACGGTCACCACCCCCGTCTCCAACCCGGCGGGGGCCGACCTGACCATTACCAAGACCCACACCGGCAACTTCACGGTAGGAACCAACGGGGTCTACACGCTTCGGGTCACGAATAGCGGGACGACCGCGTTCTCAGGGACCTTCACCATCGCGGACACCTTGCCGGCCGGCCTCACCTTTGTGTCCGGCCCACCGCCATGTCCCGCGGTCGGCCAGGTGATCACGTGCACGGTCACCACGCCGCTGAACCCCGGCAGCTCGACCTCGGCGAGCATCACCGTGGCGGTCGGGCCTGCCGCCTTCCCCTCGGTGACGAATCGGGCGCACGTGGCCTCGCCTGGCGATGGCAATCCCAACAACAACAGCGCCGCCGACCCAACGACGGTAGGCTCCAATATTGACCTGGCGATCACCAAGACAGCGACCACGGCGTTCACGGTCGGGAGTCCGGCGTCGTACGCGCTGGCCATTGCGAATGTGGGCACGACGGCGACACAGGGGATCATCAGCGTGACCGACACGCTGCCGACCGGGCTGTTGTTCCAGTCGGCCACCGGCACGGGGTGGAGCTGTGGTGTTTCCGGATCCATCGTGACCTGCACGAATCCCGGCCCCCTCGCGCCGGCCACCTCGAGCACGATCACCCTCAGCGTCTCGGTGACCGCACCAGCCGCGCCGAGTGTCACGAACACGGCGCACGTTGCCACGCCGGCCGACGCGGTCAGTGGGAACAACAGCTCAACTGTGGTGACCCCCGTGGGGACCGCCGCGGCGCCCGACCTGACCATGGCCAAGAGCGCTACGTCGGCGTTCGTGGTGGGCTCGAGTGCGACCTACAACCTGGCCGTGACGAACGCCGGGTCCGCCGCAACCAGCGGTGCCCTCACGGTCACCGACACCCTGCCGGCCGGACTCGCATTTGCCTCGGGCACCGGGACCGGATGGAGCTGCGCGGCCACCGGACAAGTCGTGACGTGCACCAATGCGGGCCCGCTCGGCGTCGCCGCAACCTCCACCCTCACGTTGACCGTGACGGTGTCGGCCCCTGCCGTTCCCAGCGTAACGAACACGGCCCACGTGGCCACAACCGGCGAAAGCAACGCGAACAACAACAGCGGGTCGGCCACGACCCCGGTGACGTCGCCGAGTGGCGTGGACCTGACGATCACAAAGACCCACACCGGCAACTTCACGGTAGGAACGAACGGGGTGTACACGCTGCGCGTCACGAATAGTGGGACGGTCGCGTTCTCCGGGACCTTCACGATCGTGGACACCCTCCCGGCCGGTCTCACCTTCGTCTCCGGCCCGCCCCCCTGTCCTGCGGTTGGCCAGGTCATCACCTGTACGGTGACCACTCCATTGAATGTCGGTAGCTCAACCTCTGCCAGCATCACCGTGGCCGTCGGACCTGCCGCAGCCCCGTCGGTGACAAACCGGGCCCATGTCGCCTCCGGCCTCGATGGCAATCCCAACAACAACACAGCGATCGACCCGACTACCGTCCTGTCCATCCCGGACCTGGCGATCACCAAGTCGGCCACCAGTGCCTTCACCGTGGGTAGCAGCGCGACCTACGACCTCACGATCACTAACGTCTCGACCGGGAGCACCACGGGGGCGCTGACGGTGACCGACACGTTGCCGGCGGGACTGGCGTTTGCCTCCGGCACAGGGACCGGCTGGAGTTGCGGCGCGGCGGGACAGGTGGTCATCTGCACCAACCCCGGCCCGCTCGCAGCCAGCGCCTCCACGGCGATCACACTGACGGTCAACGTGTCAGCGCCGGCCGCGCCGAGCGTCACGAATCGCGCATGGATCAGCACTCCGGGTGATGCCAACACCACCAACGACCTCGGCACGGCTGTCACCCCGGTGACCACTCCGGGTGCCCCGAACCTCGCCCTGAGCAAGAGCCACACGGGGACATTCGTCGTCGGCCAGCAAGGGATCTACACGCTCGCGATCTCCAACGTAGGCAGCGTCGCCACCACCGGCACGATCACTCTGACGGACACGCTGCCGACTGGCTTGACCTTCGCATCCGGGACCGGGACCAGCTGGAGCTGCGGGGCGACCGGCCAGATCGTGACCTGCACCAACCCCGGCCCCCTGGCGGCAGCCGCGTCCACGTCGATTGCGCTGACCGTGAATGTCGGCGCCGCGGCGCTTCCGTCGGTCACCAACCGGGCGACGGTCGCCACGCCCGGCGACACCGACCCTTCCAACGATGTGGGCACGGACCCGACGACCGTGGTCTCGGTGCCGGACCTCACGATCGCCAAGACGACCTCGTCATCATTCACCGTCGGCGGCACCGCCACGTACCAGCTGGCCGTGACGAACGTGTCGGCCGGGCCAACTACGGGAAGCATCACTGTCACTGATGTCCTGCCGTCCGGGCTCACCTATCAGTCCTTCGCGGGTGCCGGGTGGAGCTGCAGTGCCGTCGGTCAGACCGTCACCTGCACGTCGCCTGGTCCGCTGGGTGCGAGCGCGAGCAGCACCGTGTCGCTCCAGGTGGCCGTCGGCTCCGCCGCCGTGCCGAGTGTCACCAATACGGCGACGGTGAGCACGCCGGGCGACCTGAATACCACCAACAACAGCAGCACGATCTCGACACCAGTGGCGACCACGCTGCTGGATCTGTCCATCGCCAAGACGCTCGTCGGCACCTTGGTCGCCGGGCAGAACGCGACGTACGCGCTCACCGTCTTGAACAACTCGACGCAGCCAACGACCGGGCCGATCACGGTGACGGATGTGCTGCCAACCGGGCTCACGTTCACGGCGAGCAGCGGCGCCACGTGCAGCGCGGTGGGGCAGACCGTCACCTGCACCAGGTCCGCTGCGCTCGCCGCGGGTCAGTCGTTCGCTATCACCCTGCAGGTCGCGGTGGCCGCCGGACTCAGCGGCACGGTCACCAACACGGCGACCGTCGCGACGGCCGGTGACTCCGACCCGACCAACAACACCGCGAGTGTCGCCGCTCCCGTGGCGACGGGGATTGACCTCGCCATCGCCAAGACTGCCAGCCCCCTGACCGTCGGATCCAACGGGAGCTTCGTCCTGACGGTCTCCAACGTCGGCTCATCGCCGACCATTGGGCAGATCACGGTCACTGACAACCTGCCAGCCGGCCTCACCTTCGTCTCGGGCTCGGGGACCGACTTTACCTGCTCCGCGGCCGGTCAGCTGGTGACCTGCTCACGTGCCAATGTGTTGGCCGCCGGGCAGTCGGTCGCCCTGACGCTCGTCGTGAGTGTCGGGAATACGGCGGCACCGAGCGTGGTGAACACGGCCACCGTGACCACGCTTGGTGATGTTGTGCCGGGGAACAACACGGCGACGACTGGCAGCGTGCCGGTTGGCGCGCCGACCCCTGACCTTGCACTGGCGAAGTCGCTGCTGACGCCGCCGGTCGCGGGTGGCTCGGTGACCTTCCGGCTGACGGTGTCGAACGTGGGTGGTGCGGCAACCAGCGGCACCACGACAGTGACAGACATCCTCCAGACCGGGCTCACCTTCGTGAGCGCCTCAGGCAGTGGCTGGACGTGTACTGCCGTCGGACAAACAGTCACGTGCACCAACCCCACGCCGATCGCGGCCGGGACGACCTCGACCATCGACCTCGTCGTCGCGGTCGCGGCGGATGTCACGAGCATCGCGAACACGGCGACCGTAGGCGTCCCGGGCGACGGCAACCCAGGCAATGACACGGGCGGCATCTCGCCGACGCCCACCACCCTTCCGCCCGACTTGGCGCTCGACAAGGTGGCGAACGGTCCGTTCCTGGTGGGCCAGCCGGCCAGCTATACGATCACGGTGCGGAACGCGGGGAGTGGACCGACGACCGGCCTCATCACCGTGACCGATGTGGTACCAAACGGCCTCACGATTACTGGAGCCACGGGGTCGGGCTGGACCTGCACGATCGCCGGGCAGGTCGTGACCTGCACGCACCCCGGCCCGCTCGCGCCTAACGGCACGCTCACCATCACCCTCACCGTCGTGCCCACCGCGGCCGCCGTGCCGGCGGTGACGAACCGGGCGAGTGTGGCGACGCCGGGTGATGCCAACCCGGGGAACAACGACGACACGGTCACCACACCGGTGGCTGGCGTGATTGACCTTGCCCTCACCAAGCAGGGCGCGGACACCCTGGTGGTGGGCGCTCCCACCACCTACACCCTGACTGCCCGCAACATCGGGACGGTGCCGACCACGGCGCCGATCGTGGTGACGGACTCGCTCCCCGCCGGGCTCACCTTCGTCGGCGCCAGCGGCCCGGGCTTCACCTGCACGGCCGCCGGACAGCTGGTCACCTGCACGCGCACCGCGCCCCCGTTAGGCGCTGGGGAGTCGGTCACGATCAGCGTGACGGCCAACGTCACCGCCGACGCCCCGGCCACGGTGCGCAACGTGGCGTGTGTGCGCACGACGGGCGACACCAATACCGCCAACGATTGCGGTACCAAGGTGTCGACCCCGCTCGGCGACGTGGACCTCGTGGCACTCAAGGATGTCATCGGGCCCGTGGAAGTGGGGCGACCCGCCACCTTTACACTGGCCGTGCGCAACATTGGCACGGCACCGGCACGCCCGCCGATCACCATGGTCGACACCCTGCCAGCTGGCCTCACCTTCGTCTCGGCCACCGGGACGGGGTGGCAGTGCGGTGCGGCAGGGAACATCGTGACCTGCATTCGTCCGACCGCGCTCCCGCCGGGGCTGTCGCCCGCCGTCACCCTGACGGTGAACGTGACGGCGGCCGCCTTCCCCCGCGTGACCAACTGCCTGGTTGTGCGCGGGACCAACGAAACGGGGTCGCTGCTCAACAATCGCTCCTGCTCCGATCCGGCGGTGGTTGGCCAGGGCAAGCTGGAGCTCGAGAAGCGGGTGGCGCGCGCCGAGGTGCAGGTGGGCGAGGTCGCCGACTACACCATTGTCGTGAAGAACGGCGGCGCCGGCGATGTGTTGGACGGCATCGTGACAGACATCCTGCCGGCGGGCTTCCTGCTCGAGGCACAGTCGGTGCGCGTGAACGGGGCCGGCGGAATCGTCGTGACCGGCGCGCCGGGCCCGCGGCTCGTCTTTGAGGTGGGCCGTGTGCCGGCGAACGGCCAGGTGACGCTGACGTACCGGGTGCGCGTCGGACCCGGGGCGCGCAGTGGCCAGCAGGTGAACGTCGCCGTCGCCGCGTCGAAGTCGCGTGGTGGCGAGACGCCGCCGGCGCGTGCGACCGTCCGCGTGAGCGGCGGCGTGTTCGATGAACGCGGTGCCATCCTCGGCAAGGTGTTCATCCAGTGCGACTGTGAACGGCAGGGGATGCAGGATGCCGGCGAGGTCGGTATCCCCGGGGTCCGTGTGTACCTCGAGGACGGGACCAGCGCGGTCACCGACGTCGAGGGCAAGTACAACTTCTACAACGTCTCCTCGCGGCTGCATGTCGTGAAGGTCGATCGCACGACGCTCCCCAACGGGGCCGAGCTGGTGCCGCTGGTCAATCGCAACGCAGGCGATGGCTACACGCGCTTTGCTGACGTCAAGGCGGGTGAGCTGCACCGCGCGGACTTCGCGGATGGGTCGCGCTCGCCGGAGGTGCTGAAGGCCGTCCTGGCGCGCCGTCGCACGGGTGAGGTGAACAATGCGGGTGAGCCGGCGCAACCCGTGGTGGGGTACGCGCCGCGCAACGCCGTGACGGATCGCGAGCTCGGGGGGGTGATGGGCGACCCCGCGCGCGTGCGTCAGGGCCTGATCGTGGCGACAGACTCGATCGTGGCGGTTCCACGCGCCGGGATTGAGGTGTCTGGTGCCTTCCAGAGCCCTGCCCAGGGCGGCGGGCGCCAAGGCATCGAACAGACCTGGACGCGACGGTATGCGCCGCTGTTCCGCGGCCCTGGCCTCACCGAGGTGAACTCACAGCTTCCCGTGACGCCGTTGCGCGCCCGCGCGCTGCAGGAGGGCACCAGTCAGGCCAACCGCGGGCTGGTCGAACTCCGATTGGGCAGCAGCCTGGTGAACCAGGGGGTGCCCGCCGACGGACAGTCCATGACCGAGGTCGCGGTGCGCGTGCTGGACAGTCAGGGCAACCCGCGTCCCGGCCGCACGGTGGTCACGCTCGAGGCGTCGTTAGGCCGCTGGTCGGCCAATGACGTGGGAGGCACGGAACAGGGGCTGCAAGCCGTCCTCGAGAACGGGGAGGGCTCGTTCCTGCTCATCGCCGCGCCGCAGCCCGGCGTCGGCGAGGTCCGCGTGACCACTCCCGATGCCTCGACCACCGTCCAGGTCACCTTCGTGCCGGTCAACCGGCAGATGCTCGTCAGCGGCCTCGTTCATGCCCGCATCGACTGGCAGAAGCTCCTGAATGGCGGGCTCGGA encodes the following:
- a CDS encoding HIT family protein, with protein sequence MFGTKELDVEGRGEPADGTNREPREGTTSMDSGNMGVSTTRHCIFCEIVHGAGEASICYEDGDAIALMDIQPVNAGHVLVVPKAHFDSMDDVPEELALHLFSVALRLSPVVRRLAGASAVNVVVSSGREAGQDVFHHHVHLIPRVAGDGFDVPLPFPGSGMPDRTTLDAMAARIMCAMHDPVRRVTPLGVAVA
- a CDS encoding HNH endonuclease gives rise to the protein MPVRGVVVWRGAMPQRVFLRLQSGRDSRDRRHRSLVRRAHHLREQKRALKHATLRDCGRRCVYCATVLPLESATLDHVIPVARGGTDAPGNLVVACAPCNRLKGDMHPTQFFARYPWAGMNFVRYARAVHRALKRGARRAVSLALAA
- a CDS encoding DUF11 domain-containing protein; the encoded protein is MFWSRFLLAPALPLALSLPASGPALPPPPVLRPVVVLATGLPGNVIKTVTDLNGGTVLPGDTLVYDVTVSNTGGPDDALQVALIDSIPANTTFASGSLVITSGPNAGAKTDATGDDQAFHEPAFNRIRFRLGTAATATLNGTIAANTSTSVQFRVVVNAGVGQGTVISNSAQLRFRDGGTNAETAVASRPPGGPIGGTPTTVTVELPDLTIAKSHTGNFVRGATGTYSLVVTNAGSGTTAGTYSVSDVLPAGLTPTLATGTGWSCAIVAQTVTCTRSGTLASAAAAPPITLTVSVSNGAAGAITNTATVSGGGESNAGNNSASDPTTVVDPPIDLSITKSHVGNFVGLRQGTFTLTVTNQTVATGTGPLTVTDTLPTGVTFSSGTGAGWSCGATGQVVTCLNAGPIGPNASTAITLTVDVGAAAYPSFVNRAWIAIAGDAVPANDVSSDAVNVESIPDFAITKTAGGAFVVGNQATYTIGITNTSSGPSTGVTTVTDTLPTGLSFVSGTGAGWSCGATGQIVSCTQPAGVASGASIPITLTVDVLTAAAPSVTNRAHVQSPGDVNTSNNTATVTTPVSNPAGADLTITKTHTGNFTVGTNGVYTLRVTNSGTTAFSGTFTIADTLPAGLTFVSGPPPCPAVGQVITCTVTTPLNPGSSTSASITVAVGPAAFPSVTNRAHVASPGDGNPNNNSAADPTTVGSNIDLAITKTATTAFTVGSPASYALAIANVGTTATQGIISVTDTLPTGLLFQSATGTGWSCGVSGSIVTCTNPGPLAPATSSTITLSVSVTAPAAPSVTNTAHVATPADAVSGNNSSTVVTPVGTAAAPDLTMAKSATSAFVVGSSATYNLAVTNAGSAATSGALTVTDTLPAGLAFASGTGTGWSCAATGQVVTCTNAGPLGVAATSTLTLTVTVSAPAVPSVTNTAHVATTGESNANNNSGSATTPVTSPSGVDLTITKTHTGNFTVGTNGVYTLRVTNSGTVAFSGTFTIVDTLPAGLTFVSGPPPCPAVGQVITCTVTTPLNVGSSTSASITVAVGPAAAPSVTNRAHVASGLDGNPNNNTAIDPTTVLSIPDLAITKSATSAFTVGSSATYDLTITNVSTGSTTGALTVTDTLPAGLAFASGTGTGWSCGAAGQVVICTNPGPLAASASTAITLTVNVSAPAAPSVTNRAWISTPGDANTTNDLGTAVTPVTTPGAPNLALSKSHTGTFVVGQQGIYTLAISNVGSVATTGTITLTDTLPTGLTFASGTGTSWSCGATGQIVTCTNPGPLAAAASTSIALTVNVGAAALPSVTNRATVATPGDTDPSNDVGTDPTTVVSVPDLTIAKTTSSSFTVGGTATYQLAVTNVSAGPTTGSITVTDVLPSGLTYQSFAGAGWSCSAVGQTVTCTSPGPLGASASSTVSLQVAVGSAAVPSVTNTATVSTPGDLNTTNNSSTISTPVATTLLDLSIAKTLVGTLVAGQNATYALTVLNNSTQPTTGPITVTDVLPTGLTFTASSGATCSAVGQTVTCTRSAALAAGQSFAITLQVAVAAGLSGTVTNTATVATAGDSDPTNNTASVAAPVATGIDLAIAKTASPLTVGSNGSFVLTVSNVGSSPTIGQITVTDNLPAGLTFVSGSGTDFTCSAAGQLVTCSRANVLAAGQSVALTLVVSVGNTAAPSVVNTATVTTLGDVVPGNNTATTGSVPVGAPTPDLALAKSLLTPPVAGGSVTFRLTVSNVGGAATSGTTTVTDILQTGLTFVSASGSGWTCTAVGQTVTCTNPTPIAAGTTSTIDLVVAVAADVTSIANTATVGVPGDGNPGNDTGGISPTPTTLPPDLALDKVANGPFLVGQPASYTITVRNAGSGPTTGLITVTDVVPNGLTITGATGSGWTCTIAGQVVTCTHPGPLAPNGTLTITLTVVPTAAAVPAVTNRASVATPGDANPGNNDDTVTTPVAGVIDLALTKQGADTLVVGAPTTYTLTARNIGTVPTTAPIVVTDSLPAGLTFVGASGPGFTCTAAGQLVTCTRTAPPLGAGESVTISVTANVTADAPATVRNVACVRTTGDTNTANDCGTKVSTPLGDVDLVALKDVIGPVEVGRPATFTLAVRNIGTAPARPPITMVDTLPAGLTFVSATGTGWQCGAAGNIVTCIRPTALPPGLSPAVTLTVNVTAAAFPRVTNCLVVRGTNETGSLLNNRSCSDPAVVGQGKLELEKRVARAEVQVGEVADYTIVVKNGGAGDVLDGIVTDILPAGFLLEAQSVRVNGAGGIVVTGAPGPRLVFEVGRVPANGQVTLTYRVRVGPGARSGQQVNVAVAASKSRGGETPPARATVRVSGGVFDERGAILGKVFIQCDCERQGMQDAGEVGIPGVRVYLEDGTSAVTDVEGKYNFYNVSSRLHVVKVDRTTLPNGAELVPLVNRNAGDGYTRFADVKAGELHRADFADGSRSPEVLKAVLARRRTGEVNNAGEPAQPVVGYAPRNAVTDRELGGVMGDPARVRQGLIVATDSIVAVPRAGIEVSGAFQSPAQGGGRQGIEQTWTRRYAPLFRGPGLTEVNSQLPVTPLRARALQEGTSQANRGLVELRLGSSLVNQGVPADGQSMTEVAVRVLDSQGNPRPGRTVVTLEASLGRWSANDVGGTEQGLQAVLENGEGSFLLIAAPQPGVGEVRVTTPDASTTVQVTFVPVNRQMLVSGLVHARIDWQKLLNGGLGLSDRSDGFDDALRHWSTGDDTSATRAGVRTQLFMKGTVLDDRLLTLSYDSERDRGRTFFRDISPNEFFPVYGDASIREFDAQSRRRFYARLDKGTGYTMYGDFQTTRADDRRVLTAYDRSLTGFVQHLEGRDGTATFFASQGRISQQVDEISGRGISGPYALSRSTGLINSERVEIIVRDRNQPSVILSRTAMTRFADYTIEPVTGRILFRAPVQSLDANLNPVSIRVTYETEDGRSKAFWVYGLDGSVRAGDRLELGATVARDEGPTTGHALYGVNATAKLGTNTTLFGELGWTRPEGAASGDAQRVELRHQSSTLEGRLFAVRSDAGYANLSSVFTGGRTEFGGRFSKQLAAGTRLVAEGLRSQYGADGARREGALLAIERQFSQALRGEFGYRYARTNEPETATGVIVPGTPVDDRDVSALRARLQYTLPQNTRTSVFGEVEQDVRDADRRRLAVGGEYIIANRARLYGRHEMLAGFRDQFTPSLGKDRNYTVFGVDADYLKNTQVFSEYRARDAFNGRDVEASIGLRNRWAIAPGLLLNTSFERVSPLLQGVSTQTNQNEALAITGAIEWTKPSLWKSTARLEYRDAFTGDNTLASFGYARKLSRDWTLLGRTLWDDYDAAQRQTRGFSQFGLAWRETDRNHWNALARYEHRFERLGGLGQALSTRDQAHILAAMVNYQPVQRFTFSGRYAGKMANNRVNGIESDNTAQLLMARGVLDLSSRFDAGLITSTLFSDGFADRRYGLGGELGLILMKNLRVAGGYNLFGFTDKDLNTMGTTRKGPYLELGFKFDESLFGIGGAPPSGSSKEEE